Genomic DNA from Corynebacterium kroppenstedtii:
CACAGCATCGCCGTCCCGCCCATCGCGATAGTGGCCGCACCGATAGCGGACGTGATGTGGTCATACCCAGGGGCAATGTCGGTCACCAGTGGCCCCAACGTATAGAACGGCGCCCCGTGGCACCAATCCTGCTCAACGCGGATGTTCTGCTCGACGAGGTTCAGCGGAATGTGACCCGGCCCCTCAACCATGACCTGAACGTCGTAGTCCCAGGCCCGCCGCGTCAGCTCGGCGAGCGTGCGCAGCTCAGCGAACTGCGCCTTGTCGTTGGCGTCGGCAATGGACCCAGGACGCAGCCCGTCGCCAAGAGAAAACGCAACATCGTAGTGGGAGAAAATTTCGCAGAGCTCGTCGTAGTGCTCGTAGAGGAAACTTTCCTTGTGGTGTGCCAGGCACCACACGGCCATGATGGAACCGCCGCGGGACACGATGCCGGTGACGCGATCCGCCGTGAGTGGCACATAGGGCAGCAGTACCCCGGCGTGAATGGTCATATAGTCGACGCCCTGCTCGGCCTGCTCAATCACCGTATCTCGGAAGATCTCCCAGGTCAGAGCGTTGGCTTCACCATTGACCTTCTCCAGCGCCTGATAAATAGGAACGGTACCGATAGGCACAGGCGAATTCCGGATAATCCACTCGCGCGTGGTGTGGATGTCGTCGCCAGTTGAGAGGTCCATGACAGTGTCCGCGCCCCACTTCGTCGCCCACCGTAGCTTCTCGACTTCTTCGTTGATCGACGACGTCACCGCGGAGTTCCCGATATTGGCGTTGACCTTGGTGAGGAACCGACGCCCGATGATCATCGGCTCGGACTCGGGGTGGTTGACGTTAGCGGGAATGATTGCACGTCCGGCTGCGACCTCGTCCCGAACAAGCTCGGGGGAGCATTGTTCGCGCAGCGCGACGTACTTCATTTCGGGAGTGATGATGCCGCGCCGGGCGTAGTGCATTTGTGTGACGCGGTGGCCGCTCTTCGCCCGAACGGGCCGGCGTGTAGTGCCGTGCCATTCCTGTGACGATGCTCCACGTTTGACGGCGGAGCGCCCGTCATCCTCCAGTTTCTTGCCGCGTGCTTCGTAGGTGGTGGTGTCGTTTCGGTCGGTTATCCAGGGTGTTCGCAGGTCGGGGAGTCCACGAGTGGGGTCGACCTCGGGTCCCATCGTGCGGTAGATGCGGGCCGGTTCGTTAGGGCCGGTGGGTGAATCGTCGAGACTGACTTCGGTGTAGGGCACGCGGAGTCCATCTTTTTCCACGAATTTTTCGTGGTGCTTGGGGTGGTTTTCGCCGTGAACGGTGTGTGGGCGTGGTGATGAATCGGTGGGTGCAGACATGCCTAAGGTCCTCTCTTCCTTCGCCGGCATGATCCGGACAGGTTCGGACG
This window encodes:
- the thiC gene encoding phosphomethylpyrimidine synthase ThiC; its protein translation is MSAPTDSSPRPHTVHGENHPKHHEKFVEKDGLRVPYTEVSLDDSPTGPNEPARIYRTMGPEVDPTRGLPDLRTPWITDRNDTTTYEARGKKLEDDGRSAVKRGASSQEWHGTTRRPVRAKSGHRVTQMHYARRGIITPEMKYVALREQCSPELVRDEVAAGRAIIPANVNHPESEPMIIGRRFLTKVNANIGNSAVTSSINEEVEKLRWATKWGADTVMDLSTGDDIHTTREWIIRNSPVPIGTVPIYQALEKVNGEANALTWEIFRDTVIEQAEQGVDYMTIHAGVLLPYVPLTADRVTGIVSRGGSIMAVWCLAHHKESFLYEHYDELCEIFSHYDVAFSLGDGLRPGSIADANDKAQFAELRTLAELTRRAWDYDVQVMVEGPGHIPLNLVEQNIRVEQDWCHGAPFYTLGPLVTDIAPGYDHITSAIGAATIAMGGTAMLCYVTPKEHLGLPNRDDVKTGVITYKIAAHSADVAKGHPGAQAWDDAMSKARFEFRWNDQFALSLDPDTAQAYHDETLPAEPAKTAHFCSMCGPKFCSMRISQDIRDAYGETMLGMPEVGDPMGETAGDRADVEAGMAKMAEEFRAHGSELYMQESKAKDTAEDIDHDLADMSAHRQ